The proteins below come from a single Cervus canadensis isolate Bull #8, Minnesota chromosome 2, ASM1932006v1, whole genome shotgun sequence genomic window:
- the LOC122427640 gene encoding SS18-like protein 2, translated as MLVAFVLDWLRGKAEVNQETTQRLLEENDQLIHCIAKYQNKSRANEYVQYQHVLHRNLIYLATIADANPTSAS; from the coding sequence ATGTTGGTGGCTTTCGTACTGGACTGGCTGAGAGGGAAGGCAGAAGTCAATCAGGAGACCACTCAGCGGCTCCTGGAGGAGAATGACCAGCTGATCCACTGTATTGCAAAATATCAGAACAAAAGCCGGGCAAATGAGTACGTCCAGTACCAGCATGTGTTACACAGAAATCTCATTTATTTGGCTACCATCGCAGATGCCAACCCAACCAGTGCTTCATAA